Genomic window (Rhizobium sp. NLR16a):
GACAAGAATTCCGGCGAACTGCGCCGCCCGCATCATATCGACCTGAAGACCGGTATGTATCGCGGCCGCCAGGTTCTGACTCCGAAGGAAAGCGCATAATTTCCGATCCGGCTCGTCCGATCGCGAGTCTCAAGGCCGGCTTCACGCCGGCCTTTTGCACTTCGGCAAGATAATATTTGCAATCACTTGCGGTGAGACAACGGTTTGCGGCAGTATTCTTTCTCCGCTGGGAGATTGCCGATGGTAGCCGCAATGCCGCTGATGATTATTCCGTTTATTCTTTACAATCTGGCGATGCTCGGCTTGATGGGCGACGGCGGCATCGCAGCCTTGCAGCATAACATCATCGTGCTGTCGATGCTCTCGGGTGCGACCTGGAGCATGGCGCTCGGCGATCTCTTCATCGTCGTTGCGCTCATCGTGCTGTTCTTCGAAATCCTGAAAGCAACGCGAACCGGGCCCGGCAACCTCTTGAACCATATCTTGTCGATGCTGGTCTTCATCGCCTTCCTGGTCGAGTTTCTTCTCGTCCAGGGCGCCGCGACACAGGTGTTCTTCATTTTGATGACGATCGCTCTGATCGATGTGATCGGGGGTTTTGCCGTTTCGATCCGAAGCGCCGGGCGGGATGTCTCTATCGGACTATAGGTTGTCGAGCTTGTTCTGAAGGGCGCGGAGCTGTTCCTTCAGTTCGTCGATATCCTTGGCTTCGGCTTTGCGGCTTTCCTTGGCCGCCGGCGGTGTCATGAAAGGCGAGAACATCTGCATTGCCTGCTGAAACAGCTCGGTATTGCGGCGAACCTGGTCCTCGACCATCTGCATCGGCAATTGCAGGTTCTTGCCGAGCGGCGTCTCGCCGAAGGCACGGTTTACCTGTTCGCGCATCTGTGCCTGCTGTTCGCTGAAGGCGCGCATCGAATGTTCGAGGAAGCTCGGCACGACCATCTGCATCTGGTCACCATAATAGGTGATCAGCTGGCGCAGGAAGGAGATCGGGAGCAGCGTGTTGCCGGTTTTCGATTCCTGCTCGAAGATGATCTGCGTCAGCACCGAATGGGTGATATCGTCCCCGCTTTTTGCGTCCTGGACGGTAAAGTCTTCGCCCCTCTTTACCATCTCCG
Coding sequences:
- the rpmF gene encoding 50S ribosomal protein L32 gives rise to the protein MAVPKRKTSPSKRGMRRSADALKAPTYVEDKNSGELRRPHHIDLKTGMYRGRQVLTPKESA
- the phaR gene encoding polyhydroxyalkanoate synthesis repressor PhaR — encoded protein: MAKHEGQIVIKKYANRRLYNTGTSTYVTLEDLAEMVKRGEDFTVQDAKSGDDITHSVLTQIIFEQESKTGNTLLPISFLRQLITYYGDQMQMVVPSFLEHSMRAFSEQQAQMREQVNRAFGETPLGKNLQLPMQMVEDQVRRNTELFQQAMQMFSPFMTPPAAKESRKAEAKDIDELKEQLRALQNKLDNL